In Cucurbita pepo subsp. pepo cultivar mu-cu-16 chromosome LG10, ASM280686v2, whole genome shotgun sequence, the DNA window caaaacaaaggtTGGGGTGCATCCCATTCTTCACATGTTTGACCTGGTTTATGATATAACATCATTTTACCTTGACATGTTTGGTTTGGCCATTCTCAAGAAATAAGAATTACTGACTCAGTGATTGTATTTAGACAGTGCTACATTCTTGCAGAAATATACATATGAGTTCTTTAGGGAAAATATACATACATGGGTCGACCAGTTACTCCACAAGGCTTCTTAATTTACTGCTTGCAATCGAGTTTAAAAGCCACAAATTTGTTGCAACTTTGGCTGTGGCCGACTTAGCAAGCACTTCGGCATTCGATCGCCTGCGATTGAGAATCTCATTCTTTTCACCTGGATTGCACTGACCAGGAAGCTCAAGACTGTAAATGATGAAAACTTGGCAGTTAGGTGAAGAACAAGAGCTGCTTTGGTTGTTGCTTGAAACTGGTTTTCTAAGCAGAATAGTTCCTCCTGCTGCAGTTGCAAGTTGTTGGAGATATCCTTTGTATGAAGGCAAGAAATCTGATGTAAAGAAGAACTTGAATCCAGAAAAGACTTTTGGTTGCTGCAAAGAGTAGACGACAACTGTTAACACTACAATTCGACAATCACCTATTAGTGCAGATGAGTTCATCTCTTCAGTTTTTTCCATTTGAATATTAACTTTTCTGGAAATGCTACATGGTGGCATTTAGAATACGGCAATAAATATGGCTGCAAAAGATATATGGAAATGTGCGAACACTAAACAGACAAGAAATTTAAGCAGTAATTCAGTTCTAAAGATAGGATAGCAAACTACGTGAACAGGTAAATTAAGACGATGGTCATAGTACTTAGCAATTAGCACTAGATAAACCCAGCACACCAAAACCAAATGCAACTCACTGCATAACTATAGATATATGACAATATCATTAAGTATAGGCAAGAGGAACTTACGTTGTTCAGGACTCTCAATCTTCCAAGTTGAGGGCCATCCCTGATTCCATGGACATCTAGAGCAATCTCAAAGCGTTCTTCCTCTATTTGTTCCATGTCTTGTATACAAGCCTTAATCCCTGCACATGGCAATGAGCAAGAATGAATCAGATGCAACTTGTTCCATTCATGTTCCACCAGACATATGTTATTACACCANttttttttttttttttttttttttttttttttttttttttgacggACGACAAATAATTGTTGTTATCATATTAAACTGAaactaaaatccaaaaaatcaTGGGTAGGAATAGAACTTACATTCAATACCCAATATCCATTTTCCCTCCAAAATacccatcaaaattttgaaggttCTTTTGCATGCTCCATTTTCATCCGTTGAtgcaattatatgtgtaaCGCTATCATCCCATTTTTGTAACACTGGAACTCCAGATAATCTCTGAAATTCAGCTACAGCTTCCTGCAACTCCGACCATCAGGACACTGAAATTAAGgtatggaagaaaaaagatcCACATGAAcagtgttatttttttaaaaaaaaatgttacccTCTCTGCTGTGGTGAGAGCTGAACAGCACAGAACCAATTTCTTAGATGATTCACGAAATGTAAACCTTCCATGATTGCCGATCTCACGTGCAACAGCTATGCATTTAGTGTTCGATTGTCTGCAATTGAGAAGGCAACAAACTGAAGCATATAGAGGGctgtaataattcaaatgcTGACCGGCCAAAACATTTTCCAAATCAGCCAATATTGAAATACCGCTTAGGAGCGCAACTGCTTTTCAGTTCTTGGGGCTCCAGATCCTGGCTTGGCAGTTTAGAATCCGGATGCAGAGGGCATAAcatcacaaaattttcctgCTCGAGAGATCAGAACATAAGATGATAgtcataaagaaaaaatgtgtGACGAAAAGTTTTGTAGTAAGAATTCAGGTCAAGCAGCACTTACGGTATCCCATCGACATTGAGGCATCAACTTTGCACAAGGAACATGAAAGCTCTTGCGACAATTCTTCTCATAACACCCAAGAGCAGCACCCTTATTTCCACAGCAACCACATTTAATTCTTCGACTTCTACTGAGCTCAGCTTCAAGGTTAATTGCAGTGGAGCCATCGAAATAAACATTGGGCGCCCTGCACATTAAAATAATGACAAAATAGATTTACTGACATCCGTACAGAAAATCAGCATGACAATGATCATCCCTGGCCCCATTTGTATCACATGGGAGTATATAGAAGGTTTGACTTTTAAACAGTTACTAAGAGCAACCTACAAATTGGTGGTAAGAAAACCTCGTGCATTTTCACAGTTAACATGCTGAATATTTCCGGAGTTTGTAAATCGGCTTCATTATACCTTAGAAAGTAACTGCAgtttctataaaattaaagaaagcaATTTGAAGTATATCAAGTCGCCAAGTGTGAAGGATTCTTTTACCATTCAACACAATTCCAGTGGGCATGTACGACCTTTGAGTTTTTGATGGCATCTGTATCGATCGGCTTCCCATTGAAATAGTGGCCCATTCTTCCAGAAGCCTGTatcattttaaagataaaagtgGCGTTTAAAGCAATTCGCAGCAGAAAAAATTGGGTATAGACAGGtgaaatagagaaaattaagaatataaacAGGTAAATGAATAGGCGTAGTTGATCTACCTCTGATTCTTCTGATGAGCGACAGAAAGCACATTGAAATTCATCATCAAATCTTTCTCGTTTCTCTGAACAACCTTTTTTGGTCATAGAATCCAAGTTCTCTGCATCGTCACTGCATCCAAGCTTTTCAGAGAGTTGACCTTCATTTTCCTGAGCACCAACATACTTCCCTTGGGTGATGTTATCGTACTCACTAGTTATTACGCAAACAGAGAAAATTTTCTCTTGTTTCTCATGTGCACTCTTTTGATCAGTTGGCGTAGCAATTGCAGGCGGTGCGGTGATCAAAACAGGATTAGCAGAATTATCGTGCTGATCCTGATTGAAATATGGGTTCTCTTGCAGTTTGTCGTCCACTGAATCCAGCTTTTGTTTCTTAGACTTCATGCGGCATTGGACCACTCTCTGGTCTCCGTGGGCTCCGCCATTCTTGCTACTTTTTTCAGGGAATTGGCTAGccttttccacttcttgaaaaGCTGATACCTCTGATTGAAAATTCTCAGGACCATCGTTTGGAGTTCCTAAACTAATGGGATGGGCAGGAATATCTTCAAGAATTGTCTTATTTGCATTTTTACCAAAGTGCGCTTTCTTCCTGCTTCTGCCTTTCTTGCAACTACTTTCAGGGAGTTCATAAACCTTTTCATCTTTGGGTAAAGCTAATATTTCGGTTCCAAAATTCTTATGTCCACCATCTGGAGCTCCTAAACTAACTGGATCAGCAGGAACATTTTCAGGAGTCGCCTTAATAGCATCAATACCAAAGAGTGTTTTCTTGCTGGCTCTGTCATTCTTGCGACTCTTTTCTGGGAACTGATTAACCTTTTCCACTTCTGGAAAGGCTGGTGTCTTGGTTTTGAAATTCTCATTTGGTGTTGCTAAATTAATTGGAACGGCAGGAACACTTTCAAAAATAGCCTTATTTGCATCAGTATCGAAGTGCATTTTCTTATTGCTTCTTTTGGTACTATTTTTCAGACTACCAAAGCTGTTGATAACATCGTGCTGCGGCTTTTGACTCGAGCATTCAGTTTCGGTGGCCGACTGGGAATATTTCCCAGTAGCGGCTTCTGCCAATCTTTTAGAACATTTCTTCAGAgcaatttcctttttcttcctaCCTTTTCTGGTAAAATTAGCACGCGCAGTATGATCCTTCACACTGTTGCCCTCCAGAGGGGGCACATTAGGTACCAAGATGTCCAGGATATCACTAATTCGATTATAGCTTCCATTTGGATTTTGCTTCCTTAGTTCTTCATCAGGGGCTGCTGCCAATAATGATGTTTCAGTTCCAGCAATATCTTCAACCTGCATATATTGATGGCACCAATTAAATGGAGTGTATGGGGAAAATCCTGGTAGCTGTCTGACTTCAGATGATAAAACGAAATCTTCAATACCTGCCGTTTAAAGGGACTTGAACAAAGTTCGGGGGAACAGGCTCTTTGAGTCCATTCGAACATTTCACTATCAAAGAGATCCAAGTCGTTGGATGGCTTGCCACACACTTCCTCCTACATCAGGGAAACGAGATAAAATAAGCAAAAttagaaacaacaaaatatagGGGCATACTAgctttgtttctttcctttttttaataaaacagATGCAAATTTCTAGGCTGCCGCAGGCCCACATAAGACGAAAACAAGAGAGGTTGAACGGGTATATCCTGCAGCCTATGTCAGGAATTAATGGTTTCTTTGATGTCCATTTATTTGATATAcaggttttctttttcagaagGAAGTTCTCAAAATGGTTGTACCTACATTACTTTAAATGCTGAAGTTATTGCAACTGCATAAAAGTTTTGAGATTGATTGCATTCTTTGTTGTACTTGCTTAGTAGTCAATATCCACGATGATCTAATCACAATGTTTCCAGTAAACTCACCAATGGAGGCTTTGAAGTGCTTTCTTCCAATGAATCCTTGATATCACTGAAGGAAAGAACATTCATTGACATCGAGTCTGTAGGTTGATCCAAATCCGACTCCTGGTTCGacttttcatcttcttcatctctttctctcaaccaaaaaaaaggtgaaagaACTGGCTGACCTTTATCCTCCGAAGCATCTGTACCTTTTCTCGGTTCTTCTTCATTCACCTCATTAAGA includes these proteins:
- the LOC111803452 gene encoding protein BREAST CANCER SUSCEPTIBILITY 1 homolog isoform X2 encodes the protein MGDPSHLEKMGIELKCPICVCIEKSMKSDSNCPVCKVPYRRREVRPAPHMDNLVSIYKSMEAASGVNIFDTQNLSSDNLSDGDKQVEGDSSGSKRLKTETSGRTAYELRTLEKEPQKIQKSKRKNSASSPPKPSFPRKKRVQVPQRPLSETPTRPVKLACSLNEVNEEEPRKGTDASEDKGQPVLSPFFWLRERDEEDEKSNQESDLDQPTDSMSMNVLSFSDIKDSLEESTSKPPLEEVCGKPSNDLDLFDSEMFEWTQRACSPELCSSPFKRQVEDIAGTETSLLAAAPDEELRKQNPNGSYNRISDILDILVPNVPPLEGNSVKDHTARANFTRKGRKKKEIALKKCSKRLAEAATGKYSQSATETECSSQKPQHDVINSFGSLKNSTKRSNKKMHFDTDANKAIFESVPAVPINLATPNENFKTKTPAFPEVEKVNQFPEKSRKNDRASKKTLFGIDAIKATPENVPADPVSLGAPDGGHKNFGTEILALPKDEKVYELPESSCKKGRSRKKAHFGKNANKTILEDIPAHPISLGTPNDGPENFQSEVSAFQEVEKASQFPEKSSKNGGAHGDQRVVQCRMKSKKQKLDSVDDKLQENPYFNQDQHDNSANPVLITAPPAIATPTDQKSAHEKQEKIFSVCVITSEYDNITQGKYVGAQENEGQLSEKLGCSDDAENLDSMTKKGCSEKRERFDDEFQCAFCRSSEESEASGRMGHYFNGKPIDTDAIKNSKVVHAHWNCVEWAPNVYFDGSTAINLEAELSRSRRIKCGCCGNKGAALGCYEKNCRKSFHVPCAKLMPQCRWDTENFVMLCPLHPDSKLPSQDLEPQELKSSCAPKRQSNTKCIAVAREIGNHGRFTFRESSKKLVLCCSALTTAEREAVAEFQRLSGVPVLQKWDDSVTHIIASTDENGACKRTFKILMGILEGKWILGIEWIKACIQDMEQIEEERFEIALDVHGIRDGPQLGRLRVLNNQPKVFSGFKFFFTSDFLPSYKGYLQQLATAAGGTILLRKPVSSNNQSSSCSSPNCQVFIIYSLELPGQCNPGEKNEILNRRRSNAEVLAKSATAKVATNLWLLNSIASSKLRSLVE
- the LOC111803452 gene encoding protein BREAST CANCER SUSCEPTIBILITY 1 homolog isoform X1; this translates as MGDPSHLEKMGIELKCPICLSLLNSAASLGCNHIFCFVCIEKSMKSDSNCPVCKVPYRRREVRPAPHMDNLVSIYKSMEAASGVNIFDTQNLSSDNLSDGDKQVEGDSSGSKRLKTETSGRTAYELRTLEKEPQKIQKSKRKNSASSPPKPSFPRKKRVQVPQRPLSETPTRPVKLACSLNEVNEEEPRKGTDASEDKGQPVLSPFFWLRERDEEDEKSNQESDLDQPTDSMSMNVLSFSDIKDSLEESTSKPPLEEVCGKPSNDLDLFDSEMFEWTQRACSPELCSSPFKRQVEDIAGTETSLLAAAPDEELRKQNPNGSYNRISDILDILVPNVPPLEGNSVKDHTARANFTRKGRKKKEIALKKCSKRLAEAATGKYSQSATETECSSQKPQHDVINSFGSLKNSTKRSNKKMHFDTDANKAIFESVPAVPINLATPNENFKTKTPAFPEVEKVNQFPEKSRKNDRASKKTLFGIDAIKATPENVPADPVSLGAPDGGHKNFGTEILALPKDEKVYELPESSCKKGRSRKKAHFGKNANKTILEDIPAHPISLGTPNDGPENFQSEVSAFQEVEKASQFPEKSSKNGGAHGDQRVVQCRMKSKKQKLDSVDDKLQENPYFNQDQHDNSANPVLITAPPAIATPTDQKSAHEKQEKIFSVCVITSEYDNITQGKYVGAQENEGQLSEKLGCSDDAENLDSMTKKGCSEKRERFDDEFQCAFCRSSEESEASGRMGHYFNGKPIDTDAIKNSKVVHAHWNCVEWAPNVYFDGSTAINLEAELSRSRRIKCGCCGNKGAALGCYEKNCRKSFHVPCAKLMPQCRWDTENFVMLCPLHPDSKLPSQDLEPQELKSSCAPKRQSNTKCIAVAREIGNHGRFTFRESSKKLVLCCSALTTAEREAVAEFQRLSGVPVLQKWDDSVTHIIASTDENGACKRTFKILMGILEGKWILGIEWIKACIQDMEQIEEERFEIALDVHGIRDGPQLGRLRVLNNQPKVFSGFKFFFTSDFLPSYKGYLQQLATAAGGTILLRKPVSSNNQSSSCSSPNCQVFIIYSLELPGQCNPGEKNEILNRRRSNAEVLAKSATAKVATNLWLLNSIASSKLRSLVE